In the Equus quagga isolate Etosha38 chromosome 6, UCLA_HA_Equagga_1.0, whole genome shotgun sequence genome, acatacaccgCCTGTCATGGTAACGCCTCAGCTCCTCATGGAGCAGAGATCTTAGCTTTAAAAAGGAGGCAAAGGTCATCTCTCGGCACTTTTTGGCCGTCTACGCGGGTCTCGCTCTTGTGGTGGGTTTTTTGCCAATCATGGTGGTTGGGGATTGCATCTCTTAatataacaaaagagaaacaatttaGAGGAACAGTTACATGCTTCCCAACTTCCCTGAGTCCCGGAGGCATTAGCCCAAAGCCTTCCTTGGCCCTCTGATGGGCTGGCACCTCCGTTGtcactcctgcttcctctctccctccttttctcatttcctgtgTTTGAAGGCGAATCAGTCTGTTCGTGTGAATTCACCCCCAGGCACGACTGGGATTTGTGTTTTCAAAGAGAATtccagcagcaggaggagaaTCTCACGGGAGCCCCTCCCGGTTGAGTtgcagggggagggggggtgggggtggcggggggtggggcgaggccgggggtggggggtggtggatTGGCCACCATCAAGGCCTCTCCCTGCAGCTCTGAGGTAGCAGCACCAAGCAGCAATTTCACACTCAGGTATCCATCTGTAAAGCAGAAAGTGGCTCCGGACCTAATGTAAGCTGTCCCAGGGCAATGGAGCTTGACCCACAGCTCCAGGTTTTAATGACGGGCTAGACAGCGAGTGCAGGCAGGAGGCACAGACCATCCCTgacagcctcccccaccccccgaccccaGACCCTCAGTGAAACCCCTGGAGCCCACAGTGAACCGCCTCCGAGAAACAGGGAATCTGACTGGGAATCTGGACAAACCCAGCCAGGCTGGAGTGTGGGGTCTGCTGTTCCCACGGCACTTCGGGCTGGACCGCATCCCTCCTGTGTTACACGCTTCCTGGTGTCGGGGcatcaacttttaattttaatttattatgagTCTGGAAACCACTCTGAGCTTCTTGGAGACAGGTACAGGCTACAGGTCTTAAAAGGGTCAGGCACTTCTGGAAAACCATCTCATTATAATCATCTGTCACAGTCACTACTGGACTTCTGCATTTAAAAGGGAAGGACGAGCACCCACAACTGGAATACACAGAACTGTgtccggggggctttgggagaaggagaaagaaaaagggaaggatgTCGATGTCGCCAGTGAGCAAACTCTGGGGATGTGTAGGATGCAGGGGCAGAGGTTATTCACCCAAGAGAAGAGGGGCTTCTAGCATTCGTCACTGTCGCTAAGCCTTCACAGGTGGCTGTAAAGACCACAAAGTCCGTCTCCTCCATCTCCACAGAGAACTCCACTTTGGTAAAACAACCGGGTTATTAAAGAGGCACCAACACCCTGTTTGCTGTAGGTCGGGGATCAGCCTGATCTCAGACCACAGAGGACAAGGCATTTCTCTGGCATGTGGCTCTCAAGAGAAAAGAGGGCCCCTCGCTCTGGCTCAGGGGCAGCTCTTctgctggggccctggggccgAGTGTTCCAGGTCCTCCCAGGGCTGGTGCTGACCATGGGGTGTCAGGGCCCTATTACCTCTTGGGTGTGCAGTTGCTTCTGCTGTCGGCCTGTCCCCTGGTCCTCATGATGCAGGATACCCTCTCCAGCAGCAGGCGGTTGTCCCTGTCGATGACAGAGAGCcgctcctcctccagctgtggGCAGACACGCAGGAGCCTTTGGAAGCACCAGCTGCGTCTGCGCTGTTACGGGCACAGATTTAGAGGACTCCTGCAACCCCACACGTTCTTGGACCTGAGCACCTGGTGGGTTTTGCATCACCTCCTCAAACATCAGCTGCTCCAGCCTGAGTGTGACACACGCAGGCCGCTCTGTGAAGTGGGATCATTCAGATGGGCTAACTTCATGTGCTCGGAGTGGAAGTCGCTTGAGGATGATAGGACTCTGAAATTAGGTCATCCTCAAAAACTCTGACCTGTGACAGTGGCACTAATGAGGAATCACTTCTTATTTAAGAGAGAGATTTTATACTGTTCAGAAGAGAAGGTTTGAGCCCAGAGGAAACAAAATCCTCttgttttagctttttaaatgGATTGATCTGGTTACTCAGCTTCTGTTCTGCCATTTAGGACTACACTAACAGGCACAGAAGCACACACAGCATTTGCTGTCAAGGTGTCACTGTCAGTGTGACCATGTGATTCTGTCACCAGGTGGCTTAACCTACAAGAAATAAACATTCTGATGTGACCACGAAGTGGTCTGGTTTAGAGGAATGAAGCTAATTAATTACTCTAGAACTGCATGGAATAAATTGTCCCAGGgaatttcctctccctcccccagagaAAGATTTCTAGTGCAATTACCCATCAGCTCCATTTGAGCCCAGACAAGGTTAATCGTTGCCTACATGGCATTTTACCTCTGATACGTGACTTGTCTGTTCCTGACTGAGCCTGCCTTTTGCTTTTTCCTGGGTTTTCGAGCTGATGTTTTCTAGTcagctgtgacagcagctcagaGGTGGAACTGAACGGTACCTTCAGCTTCTTCAGCTTCAGGTGGAGGTGGCTGGGAGTCAGCGGGGCACAGGTGTCCACAAGCGGCTGGGCATCCCGGACCtatggcacagagcaggcagcgTGACCCCAGGGTACTTTCGGCAGGTGATTGACATGAACTGAGATTTGGCAGCTTCTGGGCTGTGGGCACTGGGACATGTACAGATCGTTATTCATGGCACCAAAGACTCCAAGTGAACTTGTGGCAGAAAGTTCTGAATGAGGCTCAGGCTTGAATCAGGACCCGAGCATCCCCTGCAGGGACTGACCGCCCCCAGAAATGAGCCTACACTGTCGTTTTCAAGTAGAGGATTAAGTGGGTAGAAGTGAGAATTCACTAAAGGTAGCCACAGCCAACATTTCTACTTTGCACGCTGTTGCCAAAGGCCTTTCAGACAGTGAATTGTGTCCCTGCATCCTCCACAGTCTAATTTTGAGCCTCCAGCAACGTTTTCAGGTTGAGCACCTTGAACATTGATTAACTGCACAGTGATTCCTGCAGTTTCCTCTCAGAAAATGTACAAACAAAGGAAGTAACTTACGTTTAAAAATGTGATGGACTAGATACATGAGGCTATATGTTTTACTGCTTGCAACGAAAAGGAGTCTCCCCATATTCTAGATAGTTCCTTATGGATTCCTAACTGCTGGGACCTGTTAGCTGATCACCTGAAAGTGACAGCAGTGGACACTCAGCTACTCTGTCTGAAAAGATGAGGTGAGCACCGTGCACTGTGGGAATCAAGCCCAGGGAGCCGAGCCCTGATGGACCAGAGCACAGAGAACCAGAGGTGCTGAGAACAAGGAGGTGGCACAGGGCTGGGTGGCGAGAGGCTGCCTAACACGCTGAGTGCCCTGAAGTGAAGGGAACCACTGTGGGGCAGAGACAAGGGAGCCACACGACCACACGGGACTTAGAGAccgtctgtctctgtgtgtggaAGAGGATGAGACCAGAGGCAGCCACATGGCTGGTGTGGTCTCCCAGGGCCGTGGGGTGGGGTGGCGAGCAGGTGTGCCAGTGATAGCAGGTGTGGGAGGCGGGTGTCTgttgggtgggggtgagggagaaggaaggggtggAGAATGGCCCCAGGCTTCCAGTTTTGATACCTGGTGACACCAGGACAGGAGCACACGTGGTGAGCAGGTTTGGGGGATGGCCAGTGAATCCCATGCTGGGCATGTTTAATCTGAGGGGACTGTGTAGAACGATCTAGAAGCAAGTTAGTTTAGGCTGcgggagaaaattaaaaactcatcGCAGTTATTGAAAGTCCAGCACCTGCTCTCCTTCTTACAGCGCTGCATTTGATCACGGTCTTTTGAACACACTGCCTTACTCGATGCTCTCTCATCTGTTTACACATTAAATTCTGGGGGAAGGGAGCTCTTCCCTACAGTGAAATGTAGGAGTGGAGACGttgaaaaatcaccattttataaCCGTCATGGTAAAGACTGGTTTGGGCAAAATCACCAGTGGATGTCCAGTTTGGGGGAGAAAGTTTGACGAGAATGGAACTGGAGTCACTGATGTGGGGATGAGAgggggctgccgaagtggagagcatgaGAGACGATGGGGTTCACTCAGAGGACCGCATTCAGTGCTGAGAGGCACCAGGAGCCACGGAATGCAACTGGCGAGGCCCGGCGTGGGGTCTTGCTGAGTCTTCGCACAGAGCAGGGACATCCACAGTTTTCTGCCCTGTCCCACGAAGCAGGTGACCAAGCTCCTCCCCAGAGAAGATGCCATAAGTTCTTTCCTGGAGATATGGAGCCTTGGAGAATCTGGACCGAGGGTGCAGTGGGTGCAGCTGAGGAGATGGTTGGCgcctgccctgctctgctcctAGGAAGTCACAAATTCTCCAGGAAGAGGTCTCTATGGAGACTGACATGCCCTCGAGAAAGGCCGCCACATACCACGTGGGAGTCCCCAGACCAAAGGCCAGTCCCCCGGATTAACCAGCGTGTGCAAAGCCTCCAGTTGACTTTTAGCACCTTGCCCACCAGACGCTGAAGGAAAGTTTccaacaggaaagagagaaataaagaaacagaaaaacgaGACCTGGAAGAAACAGAGATGACTAAGGGATCAGAGGAAAATGTCAAGTGAACTATAAGTAAAAACCTTAGTGTGATAAAAGAAGTTATTGTATTCACAAAACAAGAACAAGATTCTAGGAAAAAGGAACGATCAGCAATATcagttcttgaaaattaaaactgtGATCAGTGAAATAAAAACGGAATTAAAGAGTTGGAAGGTAAAACCAAGAAATTTCCCAAAAGTGAACCAAGCATAGAGAGATGagcaatagaagagaaaataaaagaaaactagaaactcAGTATTGGCTGTCTGACATCCAACTAGTAGGATTTCTAGaaaatggagagggaggaaaTTTTTAGTCTCTGGAATGAAAGGATccatgaaaacaaatttaaaaagactcCCATGAAAGCATGTCATCATAAAATGTCAGAAATTAGGAATAAACAGAAGACCCTAAAAGTTTCCAGGGAGAAAACACATCCGCACAGGCACCCGCACTTTAGAGATGGTCTATAGGGATCAGAATGGCACGGGACTTTTAAGAAGATGGCGGGTGAAGTGAGGACGGCAGCACCCATCACACGCTCACCCGGCAGCGGTGCAGAGCTGTGCTGGGAGACGGGTGTCCTGCTGGGGCCACATCTCCAAACTCTTTGCGTTTAGGTGTGGCCGTGTGACGAGTTCTTCCCAGTGCAGTGTCAGCACAGGGAGGTTCCAGTTTCAGGCCAAGGTTCCTGTGACACTGAGGAGCCTTCGGggctctctttcctctcctgctggCTGGACCAGGTGTCATGAAGCCCTAGGGGCTGGAGGAGCCACAGAGCGGAAGCTGGTCTAGAGCCACCGGGTGCGGACGTCCACTGACTAGAGCAGGAGCAGGATTACACTTAGATGGTGTTTggcctttatatattttgggtcaGGTTACCCTAAAAAACGATGAGCATCAATGCCTTTAACACACTGAGGGAAGATTAATttcaatctatttatttattttttgctgaggaagattagccctgagctaacatcccagGGATGTTAGCAGGGATGAAAAGggaactgtgcccatcttcctccacgttatatgtgggtcgcctggcacagcacggctgatgagtggtgtaggtccacacctgagatccaaatccgggaacccaggctgctgaagtggagcacgagaacttaaccactacaccatggggccagccccatcaaatCAGAATTTTATACCAAACCGTTTATCAAGAGTGACAGTAGAATAAACGCATTTTTAACAGacacagacaaaaagaaacaaataaaacacccCGAGCAAACAGAACCCTCGCTGCATCTGCTCCGGGGAAGCTGCTTCAGGAGCTGCTTCATGCACTGAGGGTGTGACTCAGATGCAGGAAAGCAGGGCATCCAGGAGAAGGATTTTCCACAGGGGAGACCTGTAGAGGGACATCAGCTCAGCCCAGGCAGCGCTcagcccaggaggggcagggggacgGAGGGCTGCGGACAGGGATTCTCCAGGGGGTCTTTTCAGGAAGACCAGTGATGTGTTTGAGTATTTGAGGATTTATTGATCAGTATTTGACGACTGATggagtatttgaaaaaataactacaaagaTGTAGAAAACTAAAGCAACTGTGAAAACAAGGCAATTGTTGCAAGCAATTGTTAGAGAAAGAAACCATAATCATAATTACAACCTGACTCAACAGTAAATGATTTTGTGTAGTCACTATAACTGGtaattgatttaataaaaatCGAGTTATATGTATGTTGAGAAGTTATGGCAAATGAGCATATTCTTCTGAGTGACGGAGGTGAACACCAGGAGGAACTGCCAGCAGGGCTGAGCGTGGCTGCCTTGGAACCGGCTTCACCTGGGGAGGACTGCTGCTTTTCATTAAAGTGTTTTGATGCTGTTTGGTGTTTTAAATGTGCTTGTATTACTctgataaaaactaaaattaattgaaaaattatcaaATGGAAGGATCTAGTTGAGAGAGAGGGGACCACAGAATAGAGAGAAGAATTATCGTATGGGGAGCCCCCAGGCACGCCATGTGGTCATTCAGGCAGCAGGTAGCCAGGCCCGCTGACTGGGCATCCCCAGGGCACTGGAGGCCGGCATCACGATGATGTGGGTAGACTGCCCCTGACAGCCGCCCTGTGCAGGCAGGATAATGTAGACAGGCCGTTTCAATGGCACTTTGAAAATGAGAAGAGGACAGAGGGCTCTGGAACATTAACAAGTGTGTTACTGAAAAGGACCTCAGAAGACTTAACCGGAAGGACAGGGTACTGATGAACTGGGGCAGGAGCACTGGAGATCCCCACCAAGTCCAAGGAGGTTGTTCGGGAGATGGGAaccagcccagggagggagggctgcaGTCAGCCTGCGGGCCTGCAAGGTGGTTGAGGTGTCCTTGTTCCAGCATTGTGCGGGAGGTGGCAGGGTGAGGACTGGGGGCCCTGATTGTGCCTCAGAGACTTGTGTGCTCTCTGTGATGCTGATCCTGGAAAGCCTCGGTGGAGGTCAGCCCTCgaccccctctgcctcccctcagcctcctcaccACATGACTCCTTCCTGGCGGTGTGTCCAGATGGACGGTGCCAATTCATTTAgattttaaacacagaaatgcCACTGCTGCACTTAGGGTGGTGCAAGTATCTGCGTCTTTCTGGGAATGCCCTAGACCCGCGCCCATCTCTGTCCCTGTTTCTAGACTTTTACCACTGTGAAGGCACCAACATATGATATTacgttttaaaatttatgaatattGGATCTAACTGCAATTATCATTCTACTTTTTTTactcaaaattatgttttttaaactatagtataaaatttcaaacataaataaaaatagagagaaatagTATAATGAACACCCATGTAGTCTCGCTCAGCTTCAGCAGAACAAGCCGTCTCTCCCCGCCCTGCCCGAGATCACAGCCAAGCAGATCCCAGCAACTGCTTTCCATCCTTAAACGTTTTAATGCATGTCTCTAAAAGATAGGGAACCTTTGGACGTCACCAACGTGGCGGcttgagtagtcttctttgtctgtcccccttcgaatctacaactaattggacattcatcgcttaacaaaggatatacatacagcatctcaggacgcctgagagacccacgctgctatacatcggaaggcagacggacttcaccccgggaggaggtggagataagtGGAAACTCTCCAATCCcgacccccgaacagcctagtacctgcaagcagctttcttccagcggacgcccccagaacatcaccacacaccaagggaAGGAGGGTGTGCACACCAGAgaagcgacggtggaaacaggtgaccacagCCTTACCTAAGCCCCtggcgattacacctaagcccagggggaaactccagggtcccacaccagAGGTGGCAGGGAAAACCTCtactcgccattagcagagaggccccgcccagcatccacaaccccgggaggctcctggagagaatcccgaatggggcagcagcccgccagctgccgccgCCGGTCTCACGGACTGTGGCTGTCGCCTGGTCGGGGCACGGGGCtactggagatctcctgggagaggactggggctgggtggagttccagcggcTGGCTCcgcagcccagggggaaactccagggttcTGTCCTGGCAGCAGGCAAAGCCTCTACTcaccattagtggagaggcccttcccagcatccacaacgccggGAGGCTCCCGAAGAGAATCCTGAACGGGGCAGCAGCTTGTCAGCTGCTGCCACCGGTCTCATGGACTGCGGCTGTCACCCAGTCGGGGCACATggctaccggagatctcctggaagaggactggggctgggtggagttccagcagcccggctccgtggcccagggggaaactctacagtctcacagcagcctcagcgatagcctctgcacagcactagcaGAGAGCCCCTTcccggcaaccacaaggctggaagaccctgggacaaaagcagcatagctaggtgagctaaccacagactgcagaagatgcccatagctctgctgtgacctatagtggacaaaTGAGATTTTGTGGacacagtgacagagctgcaaatataggtgatcctgcccctggccgctgggaaagcccttaacaccgctgcagaccccaaggagggagcacatctaggtggtctgcaactgtaggcaccagcagcctgaagcccccccgtgacggcccccacagctgaagagggaccccacagaaccactgtgactacgaggaggggcccaggcccagttagcaacagctgatagggttcctggtcggtgcagtataaacagctgttcccccaccacaccagtagaaaccagtggaagcagtaactaaactctatctctatgtggaggcacaaatctgcaacatcaagcaatatgaaaaaatacattaaatctccagaacagaaggaaaatggcaaatacccagaaaacaatcccaaagacaataaaatatataatctaaatgacgatgacttcaaaacagccatcattaaaaaactcaatgagttaaaagagaattcagagagacaactcaacgagttcaggagctgtGTCACataagagtttgatactataaagacgaaccaaacagaaatactggaaatgaagaacacaatagaggagattaagaaaaatctagacacaCGAagagtagggccgataatatggaagacagaattagcaatttggaagataggaatatagaaatgctgcaggcagaggaggagagagtactaagactaaaaagaaatgaagaaactctccgagaattatctgactcaattaggagatgcaaagtaaggattataggtataccagagggagaagagaaggagaagggggcagaaagcctgttcaaagaaataatggctgagaacttcccaaacctggtgagagagatggaacttcatgtgacagaagcaaatagatctccaaactttatcaatgcaagaagaccaaccccaaggcatatagtagtgaagccagcaaaagtcaacgaaaaggagaaaatactaagggcaaccaggcagaagaaaataacctacaaaggaacccccatcaggctatcagcagatttctcagcagaaactttacaggctagaagagagtggaatgatatattcaaaaatctgaaggacaaaaaccttcagccaagaattctctaccctgcgaaaatatccttcaaatacgatggagaaataaaaactttcccagataaacaacaattaagggagttcatcgccacaaaacctcctcttcaaggaatgctcaggaaaaccctcatacctgaaaaatcaaaaaaaggaaaggggctacaaaaccaagagcaaaggagataagtagaaggacaataacagaaagtagcagctctccatcagaacaggttagcaaaagttaaataaaacattaaagataaaaggaagggaaacaccaagaataaatataaccctgtcattttaaccacaaactcgcaacacaagaaagaaggggggaaaaaaatctgacaataacaacctagaaggggaagagaaaagggatagaaggttttaatttaaggaaataagaggctatcagaaaatggaatatctcatctgtgagatgttttatactaaccatatggtaaccactaaacaaataacaagaataaagacacaaattacaaataaggagacacccaatacagaaatttacatacctgaattagTCATCCaaaaaccatgggacgagaaacaaaggaaatgcaagagaaccggaaaacgagagataaaatggcagcagtaggtccccacatttcaataatcactctaaatgtaaatggattgaactctccaatcaaaagacacagagtggcaggatggatcaaagaacaagacccaacaatatgctgcctccaggaaacacacctcagccccaaagacaaacacagactcaaagtgaagggatggaagacaatactccaagctaataatgaacaaaagaaagcaggtgtcgctatactaatatcagacaaagtcaacttcaaagcaaaacagataaagaaagacaaagagggacagtatataatgataaaagggacactccaccaagatgacataacacttataaatatatacgcacccaacacaggagcaccaaaatttgtaaagcaactcttaacataactaaaaggagacatcaacaacaatacaataatagtaggggacctcaacacaccattaacaccaatggatagaacatccagacagaaaatcaacaaggaaataatagaattaaatgaaaaattagaccagatggacttaatagatatatatagaacacttcatccaaaaacagcaggttacacattcttctcaagtgcacatggaacattctcaaggattgaccatattttgggaaccaaagcaaacatcaataaatacaagagagttgaaataatatcaagcatcttttctgatcataacgctattaaactagaaatcaactacaagaataaagcagagaaaggtgcaaaaatgtggagacaaaACAACACGCTActaaacaaacaatggattactgatgaaattaaagaagaaatcaaatattatctggagacaaatgaaaatgaaaacatgccataccaactcatttgggacgcagcaaaagcagtcctaagagggaaattcactgcaatacaggctcacctcactaaacaagaaaaatctcacataagcaacctcaaatgacacctaacagaagtagaaaaagaagaacaaacaaagcccaaagtcagtagaaggagggaaataataaaaattagagcagaaataaacgatattgaaacaaaaaagacagtagaaaggatcaatgaaacaaagagttggtttttcgaaaaaattaacaaaatcgacaaacccttagccagactcactaagaaaagaagagagaaacctcaaataaataaaattaggaatgagagaggagaaatcacaacggataccaaagaaatacaagggatcataagagaatactatgaaaaactatacgccaacaaattgaacaacctagaagaaatggacaaattcctagactcctacaacctccccaaactgaatcaggaagaaatagagaatctgaatagaccaatcacaagtaaagaaatcgaaacagtaatcaaaaacctcccccaaaataagagtccaggaccagacggcttctctggagaattctaccaaacattcaaagaagatttaatacctatcctcctcaaactattccagaaaattgaggaagatggagcactccctaacacattctatgaagccaacatcactctgatccccaaacctgacaaggacaacacaaagaaggaaaactacaggctgatatcactgatgaacatagatggaaaaatcctgaacaaaattctggcaaaccgaatacagcaatacatcaaaaagattatacacca is a window encoding:
- the CFAP97D2 gene encoding uncharacterized protein CFAP97D2 isoform X3, with translation MRRAPRLTPPGSQSQQHSREKAYQDHRRKVRDAQPLVDTCAPLTPSHLHLKLKKLKLEEERLSVIDRDNRLLLERVSCIMRTRGQADSRSNCTPKRN